The following coding sequences are from one Methanofastidiosum sp. window:
- a CDS encoding response regulator, with protein MGRILIVEDNENNLYLTKYILEKNGHTTITASSGCEGVKKAIEEKPDLIIMDIQLPDINGLEATKRIRESPVGNSIPIIALTSYAMMGDRDKALKAGCSGYIEKPIDPEKFINQIMEYLK; from the coding sequence ATGGGAAGAATACTTATAGTTGAGGACAATGAGAACAACCTCTATCTTACTAAATATATACTTGAAAAAAATGGACATACTACAATTACAGCTAGTAGCGGTTGTGAAGGTGTAAAAAAAGCAATTGAGGAAAAACCTGACCTTATCATAATGGACATACAGTTGCCTGATATCAACGGGCTTGAAGCAACAAAAAGGATAAGAGAGTCCCCTGTAGGCAATTCTATCCCCATAATAGCATTGACATCATATGCAATGATGGGGGATAGGGATAAAGCACTTAAAGCAGGATGCTCTGGCTATATTGAGAAACCCATTGATCCTGAAAAATTTATTAATCAAATTATGGAATACTTGAAATAA
- a CDS encoding PAS domain S-box protein, translating to MKNRTYYISISIFISLFLFISPLYAEDSKIVVKVGFYEDEPLVFQDNNGNIKGLYADVLNYIAIKEGWEIQYVYGTLNEGLTRIKNNEIDIITAVAYSPERAIYADFSKETLFPNWAQVYSMPSLEIESFLDLEYKRIAVVNGDIYYVGPNGIKNLMDNFDLNCTFVEVNEYNEVIKLIEEESVDAGILTRLYESELQNNPKIAKSSLIYSPIKLLFGFPKGSSKNQYLIEKIDYHLKMLKDDHDSIYYYSINEYMPIYSAKEVQIFPKWAKTVVGVILLALLIFVSASMLLTREVKKRTNHLNEAIGDLQNEIAHRLDAEESLKKSQDKYRELTEKLLIESESKFESIYNNAAVGIDLLDKDLKIIDLNDRLADMFEYSKEELIGKNILDITFPEDIDLTIKNLDNLINGNLNSYSLEKRYKKKDGSIFWGDLYVSSIGNQNGEFKAIIGVIVDITSRKQAEELLEESEEKYRELVENANSIIAKFDKDGRIISMNEFGLKFFGYEEQELIGKTWAETILPKLESNGRILENLAAEVIKEPDKYSISINENIKKNGKRIWVYWNNKPIYDKGELVGILSVGTDITERKKAEENLHKVNKQLEEADRLKSIFLSSMSHELRTPLNSIIGFTGILLQGLAGNLNDEQTKQLSIVKKSSQHLLSLINDILDISKIEAGKIELSCEYFDLKELMEEVILTFDTMAKDKNLKIEKSIPENITLYNDKRRFKQIILNLVSNAIKYTNEGSVKIMVKILDNKELEIKIIDTGVGIKKADLNRIFEPFQQLDDKLTKKVEGTGLGLHLVKKLLSLMNGNIFLESEYGTGSVFTITMPLRIREE from the coding sequence ATGAAAAATAGAACTTATTATATTTCTATTTCAATCTTTATTAGTCTATTTCTTTTTATATCTCCACTCTATGCAGAAGATTCAAAAATTGTTGTTAAAGTTGGATTTTATGAAGACGAGCCCTTAGTATTCCAAGATAATAATGGAAATATTAAGGGGCTATATGCGGATGTTCTAAACTATATTGCCATTAAGGAAGGATGGGAGATTCAATATGTTTATGGAACTCTTAATGAGGGGCTAACTAGAATCAAAAATAATGAAATTGATATTATAACTGCTGTTGCGTACTCTCCCGAGCGTGCAATATATGCCGATTTTTCTAAAGAAACACTGTTTCCTAACTGGGCCCAAGTTTATTCTATGCCTAGTTTAGAAATAGAATCATTCCTTGATTTGGAATATAAAAGAATCGCCGTAGTTAATGGTGATATCTATTATGTTGGGCCAAATGGAATCAAAAATCTGATGGATAATTTTGATCTTAACTGTACTTTTGTAGAGGTAAATGAGTATAATGAGGTCATTAAGTTAATTGAAGAAGAGAGCGTTGACGCAGGCATTTTAACAAGACTTTATGAATCTGAATTACAGAATAATCCAAAAATAGCAAAATCCTCCTTAATCTATTCTCCAATTAAACTACTTTTTGGATTTCCTAAAGGAAGCTCAAAAAATCAATATTTGATAGAAAAAATTGATTATCATCTAAAGATGTTAAAAGATGATCATGATTCTATATACTACTACAGTATTAATGAATATATGCCAATATATTCTGCAAAAGAAGTACAGATATTCCCAAAATGGGCAAAGACTGTTGTAGGAGTCATACTTTTGGCACTATTAATATTTGTTAGTGCGAGCATGCTATTAACTAGGGAGGTGAAGAAAAGAACAAATCACCTAAACGAAGCAATAGGCGATCTTCAAAATGAGATTGCCCATAGACTTGATGCTGAAGAATCTCTTAAAAAAAGTCAAGATAAATATAGGGAACTTACAGAAAAATTGTTAATAGAAAGTGAATCAAAATTTGAATCCATATATAATAATGCAGCAGTAGGAATAGATCTGTTAGATAAGGATCTCAAAATTATCGATTTAAATGATAGATTGGCAGATATGTTTGAATATTCTAAAGAAGAATTAATAGGTAAAAATATCTTAGATATAACATTTCCCGAAGATATTGACCTAACAATAAAAAATTTAGATAATCTTATTAATGGTAATTTGAATTCATACTCACTTGAGAAAAGATACAAGAAAAAAGACGGAAGTATTTTTTGGGGAGACTTATACGTATCTTCCATAGGAAATCAAAATGGAGAGTTCAAAGCAATTATTGGAGTCATTGTTGATATTACTTCTCGCAAACAAGCAGAAGAACTATTAGAAGAAAGTGAAGAGAAATACAGAGAGCTTGTTGAGAATGCCAACAGCATAATCGCAAAATTTGACAAGGACGGAAGAATTATTTCAATGAATGAGTTTGGACTTAAATTCTTTGGTTATGAAGAACAGGAACTAATAGGCAAAACTTGGGCCGAAACAATATTGCCCAAATTAGAATCGAATGGTAGGATTTTAGAAAATCTAGCTGCCGAAGTAATAAAAGAACCTGATAAATATTCCATTAGTATAAATGAAAACATAAAGAAAAATGGGAAAAGAATCTGGGTATACTGGAATAACAAACCAATATATGACAAAGGAGAACTAGTTGGTATTCTTTCAGTTGGCACAGATATAACTGAAAGAAAGAAAGCAGAAGAAAATTTGCATAAGGTAAACAAACAACTAGAAGAAGCTGATAGACTTAAATCAATATTCTTATCGAGTATGAGCCACGAACTTAGAACACCATTAAACTCTATAATAGGTTTTACTGGAATATTGTTACAGGGGCTTGCAGGAAATTTAAATGATGAACAAACTAAACAATTAAGCATTGTTAAAAAAAGTTCACAGCATCTTTTAAGCCTTATAAATGATATCTTGGATATTTCAAAAATAGAAGCTGGAAAAATAGAACTTTCTTGTGAATATTTTGACTTGAAAGAATTGATGGAAGAAGTTATTTTGACATTTGATACAATGGCCAAGGATAAGAATCTTAAAATTGAGAAATCTATACCTGAAAATATTACTCTTTATAATGATAAGAGAAGATTTAAACAGATAATCCTAAATCTTGTAAGCAATGCAATAAAATACACAAATGAGGGCAGTGTTAAAATTATGGTCAAAATCTTGGATAATAAAGAGCTTGAAATTAAAATTATTGATACAGGAGTTGGAATTAAAAAAGCGGACCTTAATAGAATATTTGAACCATTTCAGCAGTTAGATGATAAATTGACAAAAAAAGTTGAGGGTACAGGATTAGGCCTTCATCTTGTAAAAAAATTATTGAGCCTTATGAATGGTAATATTTTCCTAGAGAGTGAATATGGAACGGGAAGCGTGTTTACTATTACTATGCCATTAAGAATTAGAGAGGAATAA
- a CDS encoding PAS domain S-box protein, whose translation MEILIVEDNEEIAYLQEKILAANNYLVTRASNGQQALELLAYKKYDMIISDILMPVMDGFQLCKTLKNDPKTKDLPFVFYSASYTEKKDKEFALKLGADIYVETPIEPDEFIKIINNYFENFKEGKIKPREYLFEKENNMEKIYSERLARQLEKKLVLLEKKMAENNELMKKLKQSEERYRELVENVNSIITKYDVDGNILSMNEYGLKFFGYKAEEIIGKNFIGTVTPPIDSTGKNLSFLLKDIFSDIERYSTNINENIKKNGERVWVYWANRLIVDGNGNYTGILSVGTDITERKKLEAEIVLLHNAVDQSPAIVIITDKDRKIEYVNPKFVEVTGFTSSEVIGRDASFLGGEPFSEENDREFLNTLSKGNEWQGEFKNIKKNGNIYWELASIAPVKTQSGIITHFVKVAEDITYRKLAEKELQEREETLKGILSAAPVGINYLQDRKFKWSNREMAEITGYSDEELVGKTPRFLFESNEEYERVGSILYDPVRDQDVIEVETNYKLKNGDTKDIYIRNSPLDIKDLSKGYITLVMDITDNKKSRKQLDENLEYFAHLIDHIRNPLAILSGFVQVNVEDEKTKDVVIRQVDRIEKLLKELDQGWMDTEETRKFLKRYM comes from the coding sequence TTGGAGATACTTATTGTAGAAGATAATGAAGAAATTGCATATCTTCAAGAAAAAATCTTAGCTGCAAATAACTATCTTGTTACTAGAGCTTCAAATGGCCAACAAGCTCTTGAGTTGCTGGCTTACAAAAAGTATGATATGATAATTTCTGATATACTAATGCCAGTAATGGACGGGTTCCAGCTTTGTAAAACATTGAAGAACGATCCTAAAACTAAGGACCTACCTTTTGTTTTTTATTCGGCGAGCTATACTGAAAAAAAAGACAAGGAATTTGCATTAAAATTAGGCGCAGATATCTACGTAGAGACCCCAATTGAACCTGATGAATTTATCAAAATAATTAATAACTATTTTGAAAATTTCAAAGAAGGAAAAATAAAGCCAAGAGAGTATTTATTCGAAAAAGAAAACAATATGGAAAAGATTTACAGTGAACGTTTGGCAAGGCAACTAGAGAAAAAGTTAGTACTCCTAGAAAAAAAAATGGCCGAAAATAATGAATTAATGAAAAAATTAAAGCAAAGTGAAGAAAGATACCGTGAGCTTGTAGAAAACGTAAACAGTATAATAACGAAGTACGATGTGGATGGAAATATCTTATCAATGAATGAATATGGATTAAAGTTTTTTGGGTATAAGGCGGAAGAGATCATTGGAAAGAATTTTATAGGAACTGTTACCCCGCCTATCGACTCTACTGGAAAAAATCTTAGTTTTTTGCTTAAAGATATTTTTTCTGACATAGAAAGATACTCTACAAATATCAATGAAAATATAAAAAAGAATGGAGAAAGAGTATGGGTATACTGGGCAAATAGGCTTATAGTTGATGGTAATGGAAATTATACCGGGATATTGTCCGTGGGTACGGATATAACTGAAAGAAAAAAGCTTGAGGCAGAAATAGTATTGCTTCATAACGCCGTAGACCAAAGTCCTGCTATTGTCATTATAACTGACAAGGATCGAAAGATCGAATATGTAAATCCAAAGTTTGTTGAAGTAACTGGTTTCACTTCATCTGAAGTAATAGGAAGAGATGCTTCTTTCTTGGGCGGAGAACCTTTTTCTGAAGAAAATGACAGAGAGTTTTTGAATACCTTATCAAAAGGCAATGAATGGCAAGGAGAGTTCAAGAATATAAAAAAGAATGGGAATATTTATTGGGAATTGGCATCCATTGCCCCTGTTAAAACGCAAAGTGGGATAATAACACATTTTGTAAAAGTAGCAGAGGATATAACATATCGAAAATTAGCTGAAAAGGAACTGCAAGAAAGGGAAGAAACGTTAAAGGGTATTCTTTCGGCTGCCCCAGTTGGCATAAATTATCTACAAGATAGAAAATTCAAATGGTCAAATAGAGAAATGGCAGAGATTACAGGTTATTCTGATGAAGAGTTAGTTGGAAAAACTCCGAGATTTCTTTTTGAGTCAAATGAAGAGTATGAACGAGTTGGAAGTATCTTATATGACCCAGTAAGGGACCAAGACGTTATAGAAGTTGAAACAAACTATAAGCTAAAAAATGGCGATACTAAGGACATTTACATAAGAAACAGTCCATTGGATATTAAAGACCTTTCCAAGGGTTATATAACGTTAGTAATGGATATCACGGATAACAAAAAATCTAGAAAGCAATTAGATGAGAACTTAGAATACTTTGCCCACCTGATAGATCACATAAGAAATCCTCTGGCTATTTTGAGCGGTTTCGTACAAGTTAATGTTGAGGATGAAAAAACAAAAGACGTTGTTATTCGACAGGTAGATAGAATCGAGAAATTATTAAAAGAGCTTGATCAGGGATGGATGGATACAGAGGAAACTAGAAAATTCTTGAAAAGATATATGTAA